The genomic segment ATTTTTATTTGGACTACAAAATATTTGGGAATCTTTTTTGTTTTTTGCGTCCAAAAACAACAAAAAGATGACTTTCCTGCCACCTTTCTGTTTCGTGCCTTAGTCGGGAATCAGGAAGTTGATAACCTCTTGTTCCACATGGATGCGATACTCGCCCACAGGTTTTCCAATCACGTTGCCGTCTACACTGACAAGAGCCTTGCCCGTGTCGAACTTCATGCTGTGTGTGCGATAGGGGTGTACGCTCTTATGGTTGAGAAAGCGTCCTGTGATTAGTAGCCACAATCCCTCAATAAACTGCTTTATCTTGAGGTTATAGACAACCGATACGTCGAGCAGTCCGCTATAGGGCACGGCATTGGGCGTCTGTCCGTAGCCATAGGCATTGCCCACGCATGCGGTCATAACGCTTCGCTCCACTACCTCGTAGTCTATTTCCAGGTGCATCTTGTAGTCGTGACGATGAAACAGTAGGGGAATTAGCGACCACAGGAAGGCCAGTTGCTTGGAACCCAGCACCTCTCGCGCTTGTCGGCGCAGGTTCATGATGTCGGCTGTGAGTCCAATGTTAACGCAGTTCACGAAATAGCGGACACATTGTCCCAGCTTCTTGTCCTCGTAGTCAATGCATCCCACGTCAATCTTTCTGATGCGGCGATGCGTCAACCATCTCACTGTCTGTTCGTCCTCTTTCTCCTCGAACCCCCAGAAGCGGGCAAAGTCGTTAACAATTCCGTTGGGGATGATACCTAAAGCCACCTCATCGCGTATGCTTTTTTCTTCGCGCATCAAACTGTTAACGGCATCGTTCAGGGCAGTGTCGCCGCCAACCACAATGATGGTCTTGTAGCCATTGTGAACCAGCATGG from the Prevotella sp. E15-22 genome contains:
- a CDS encoding diacylglycerol kinase family protein, whose protein sequence is MAVEETRWGVLYCPKKVFFRTHKRWEKLQRELDAQGVLYDFVQSESTDSVGRLMTMLVHNGYKTIIVVGGDTALNDAVNSLMREEKSIRDEVALGIIPNGIVNDFARFWGFEEKEDEQTVRWLTHRRIRKIDVGCIDYEDKKLGQCVRYFVNCVNIGLTADIMNLRRQAREVLGSKQLAFLWSLIPLLFHRHDYKMHLEIDYEVVERSVMTACVGNAYGYGQTPNAVPYSGLLDVSVVYNLKIKQFIEGLWLLITGRFLNHKSVHPYRTHSMKFDTGKALVSVDGNVIGKPVGEYRIHVEQEVINFLIPD